In one Deinococcus planocerae genomic region, the following are encoded:
- a CDS encoding ankyrin repeat domain-containing protein codes for MRHGRRDDGAEPVKFLLLAALLALPAGGAGGAPAPSSQVSRVTLNAELIEAAGRGDVAAVRTLLARGASPDARRPDGRTALTAAALGDHVAVARLLVDAGADPDPQDQVRNNALLVTGETGSVAMLREVLRAGPDLTRTNRFGGTALIPAADRGHVEYVRELLKTGVDVDHVNNLGWTALLEAVILGDGGPRHTEIVRLLLAAGADTGIADRDGVTPLEHAKRRGYAGMVRLLTPGRQN; via the coding sequence GTGCGCCACGGACGCCGTGACGACGGTGCTGAGCCGGTGAAGTTCCTGCTGCTGGCCGCCCTGCTCGCCCTCCCCGCGGGGGGGGCGGGTGGGGCGCCCGCGCCTTCCTCCCAGGTGAGCCGAGTGACCCTGAACGCCGAGCTGATCGAGGCCGCCGGGCGCGGGGACGTGGCGGCAGTCCGCACCCTGCTGGCCCGCGGCGCGTCTCCGGATGCCCGCCGCCCCGATGGCCGCACCGCCCTGACCGCCGCCGCGCTGGGGGACCACGTGGCGGTGGCCCGCCTCCTCGTAGACGCCGGGGCCGACCCCGACCCCCAGGACCAGGTACGGAACAACGCCCTGCTCGTCACCGGCGAGACGGGCAGCGTGGCGATGCTGCGGGAGGTGCTGCGGGCGGGGCCGGACCTCACACGCACGAACCGCTTCGGCGGCACGGCCCTCATTCCGGCGGCGGACCGCGGCCACGTCGAGTACGTGCGCGAACTTCTCAAGACGGGGGTCGACGTCGACCACGTGAACAACCTGGGCTGGACGGCGCTGCTGGAGGCGGTGATCCTCGGTGACGGAGGCCCGCGTCACACCGAGATCGTCCGGCTGCTGCTCGCGGCGGGCGCCGACACGGGGATCGCCGACCGGGACGGCGTGACGCCCCTGGAGCACGCGAAGAGGCGGGGGTACGCGGGGATGGTCCGGCTCCTCACCCCGGGCCGCCAGAACTGA
- a CDS encoding acetylxylan esterase, translated as MAAFDLPLDELERYRPPREEPGDFDRFWQATLEEARSFPLNPVFTPVQTPLVTLEVRDVTFAGFGGQPIKGWLVLPARRLGPLPCVVEFVGYGGGRGYPWDWLLYACAGYAHLVMDTRGQGGTWRHGDTPDPGGRGDPHHPGFLTQGVLDPAHAYYRRLITDAVRAVEAARAHPAVEPGRVAVAGISQGGGLALAVAALVPDVRALLADVPFLCHHRRAVQITDAVPYVEVARYCRAHRERVEQVFQTLSYFDGVNFAPRATAPALFSVGLHDQTCPPSTVYAAYNHYGGEARMQVWPFAGHEGGESAQAGARLAFLSGILGPPPA; from the coding sequence ATGGCCGCGTTCGACCTGCCCCTGGATGAGCTGGAACGCTACCGCCCGCCGCGCGAGGAGCCCGGGGACTTCGACCGCTTCTGGCAGGCGACCCTGGAGGAGGCGCGCAGCTTTCCCCTGAACCCGGTCTTCACTCCCGTCCAGACCCCCCTCGTCACCCTGGAGGTGCGGGACGTGACCTTCGCGGGGTTCGGGGGACAGCCGATCAAGGGCTGGCTGGTGCTGCCCGCCCGCCGCCTTGGTCCGCTGCCCTGCGTGGTGGAGTTCGTCGGCTACGGGGGAGGCCGGGGCTACCCCTGGGACTGGCTGCTGTACGCCTGCGCCGGGTACGCGCACCTCGTGATGGACACCCGCGGCCAGGGCGGCACCTGGCGCCACGGCGACACGCCCGACCCGGGAGGCCGCGGCGACCCCCACCACCCGGGGTTCCTGACCCAGGGCGTCCTCGATCCCGCCCACGCCTACTACCGCCGCCTGATCACCGACGCGGTGCGGGCGGTGGAGGCGGCGCGCGCCCACCCGGCGGTGGAGCCGGGCCGGGTCGCGGTGGCGGGGATCAGCCAGGGGGGCGGGCTGGCGCTGGCGGTCGCGGCCCTGGTGCCGGACGTTCGGGCCCTGCTCGCCGACGTGCCCTTCCTGTGCCACCACCGCCGGGCGGTGCAGATCACGGACGCCGTGCCCTACGTGGAGGTCGCGCGCTACTGCCGGGCGCACCGCGAGCGGGTGGAGCAGGTCTTCCAGACGCTGAGCTACTTCGACGGGGTGAACTTCGCCCCCCGGGCCACGGCCCCCGCGCTCTTCTCGGTGGGGCTGCACGACCAGACCTGCCCGCCGAGCACGGTGTACGCGGCCTACAACCACTACGGGGGAGAGGCCCGGATGCAGGTGTGGCCCTTCGCCGGGCACGAGGGCGGTGAGAGCGCCCAGGCCGGCGCGCGCCTCGCGTTCCTGAGCGGCATCCTGGGCCCGCCGCCCGCCTGA
- a CDS encoding response regulator transcription factor, whose product MPDPSPTRPPATEPTVFLVDDDDAVRDALATLIGTVGLGVRDYPDPRAFLAEFDREAVGCLILDVRMPHVSGLQLQEQLTREGVDLPVVVITGHGDIDVCRRAFKAGAVEFLTKPVDELALLEAIGLGVRTHLARRERLAATREARGAVAGLTAREREVLRLIVEGASNKQAARALGISARTVETHRASVFEKLGVDSLAQLVRVYLTSVGEGP is encoded by the coding sequence GTGCCTGACCCCTCCCCCACCCGGCCCCCCGCCACCGAGCCCACCGTGTTCCTGGTGGACGACGACGACGCGGTGCGGGACGCCCTCGCCACCTTGATCGGCACGGTGGGGCTCGGCGTGCGCGACTACCCCGACCCGCGCGCCTTCCTGGCCGAGTTCGACCGGGAGGCGGTCGGCTGCCTGATCCTCGACGTGCGGATGCCCCACGTGAGCGGGCTCCAGCTTCAGGAGCAGCTCACCCGGGAGGGCGTGGACCTGCCGGTGGTCGTGATCACCGGGCACGGGGACATCGACGTGTGCCGCCGGGCCTTCAAGGCGGGGGCGGTGGAGTTCCTCACCAAGCCGGTGGACGAACTGGCGCTGCTGGAGGCGATTGGGCTGGGGGTCCGCACCCATCTCGCCCGCCGGGAACGGCTCGCCGCCACCCGGGAGGCGCGGGGGGCCGTCGCGGGGCTCACGGCGCGTGAGCGCGAGGTGCTGCGCCTGATCGTGGAGGGCGCGAGCAACAAGCAGGCGGCCCGGGCGCTGGGCATCTCGGCCCGCACGGTCGAGACCCACCGCGCCAGCGTGTTCGAGAAGCTCGGGGTGGACTCCCTGGCGCAGCTCGTCCGGGTGTACCTCACCAGCGTGGGCGAGGGTCCGTAG
- a CDS encoding sensor histidine kinase produces the protein MIPPRRAAFLVWGLVTLLVGAAWLVTSARGAQARFETGARILHRVLSQRSEQQEAVLASLTALTRAGVRGAALHEYAGAMRAQYPQIVGVQRCRPECVDLGPSGAALPAGPLAPDPAGLRWHPAAPALYALTRADMRVWVDARRLFRAEDFTDLTSAFRLRRPGDGATLVEQAVGDPARPADGLLPVLRVRKVLGDGGQPLVFEGEHPLRWAELPLGGVAAFALLAALAAGGWVRLVEGRERDRAAAREAERALQAERARARSAFHAVSEALVVTDAGHRVRLANPAARALLGDALAEGRDLREVAHFRATQGQRPFEPDAFWNQPAPAELPEGITLVTGEGARLVEGALAPVRGEDGEGAGWVLVLRDVGPARARVVAALEASERRRREHEQTLAHVTRLSTLGEMSAGLAHELNQPLTAIVSHGQAALRMLADPERDEARVHRSVEATVTQAKRAAGIISHLRALVKRAPAQPRRVDVNQVLENVAALTALGTDLAGVTLDVRPGTAPLIVRGDPVHLEQVLLNLVRNAVEAARGGPGAEVRVEARRRGEDVWVEVRDTGPGLTEAVRERLFTPFTTTKPDGLGLGLSLSQTLVQGMGGDLRGENGPGGGAVFTVTLPLAVAGGVRA, from the coding sequence CGCAGCGAGCAGCAAGAAGCCGTGCTCGCCAGCCTGACCGCCCTCACCCGCGCGGGGGTGCGGGGCGCGGCCCTGCACGAGTACGCCGGGGCGATGCGGGCGCAGTACCCGCAGATCGTGGGGGTGCAGCGCTGCCGCCCGGAGTGCGTGGACCTCGGCCCGAGCGGCGCGGCGCTTCCCGCGGGCCCGCTCGCCCCCGACCCGGCGGGGTTGCGCTGGCACCCGGCGGCCCCCGCGCTCTACGCCCTCACGCGCGCGGACATGCGCGTGTGGGTGGATGCCCGGCGCCTGTTCCGGGCGGAGGATTTCACGGACCTGACCTCGGCGTTCCGGCTGCGCCGCCCGGGGGACGGGGCGACTCTGGTCGAGCAGGCTGTGGGCGACCCGGCCCGCCCGGCGGACGGCCTGCTGCCGGTGTTGCGGGTACGCAAGGTGCTCGGCGACGGGGGGCAACCCCTCGTCTTCGAGGGCGAACACCCGCTGCGCTGGGCCGAGCTGCCGCTGGGAGGCGTGGCGGCGTTCGCCCTCCTCGCCGCGCTGGCCGCCGGAGGATGGGTGCGCCTCGTCGAGGGGCGCGAGCGCGACCGCGCCGCCGCCCGGGAGGCCGAGCGGGCCCTCCAGGCGGAGCGGGCGCGCGCCCGGAGCGCCTTCCACGCCGTCAGCGAGGCGCTGGTGGTCACCGACGCCGGGCACCGGGTCCGCCTCGCCAATCCCGCCGCCCGCGCCCTGCTGGGCGACGCGCTCGCGGAGGGGCGCGACCTGCGCGAGGTGGCGCACTTCCGGGCCACCCAGGGGCAGCGGCCCTTCGAGCCGGACGCCTTCTGGAATCAGCCTGCGCCCGCCGAGCTGCCCGAGGGGATCACCCTCGTGACCGGGGAGGGCGCACGATTGGTCGAGGGAGCGCTGGCCCCGGTGCGCGGCGAGGACGGCGAGGGGGCCGGGTGGGTCCTCGTGCTGCGCGACGTGGGGCCCGCCCGGGCCCGGGTCGTCGCGGCGCTGGAGGCGAGCGAGCGGCGGCGGCGCGAGCACGAGCAGACCCTCGCCCACGTCACCCGCCTCTCCACCCTGGGCGAGATGAGCGCGGGCCTCGCGCACGAACTCAACCAGCCCCTGACCGCCATCGTGAGCCACGGGCAGGCCGCCCTGCGGATGCTCGCCGACCCGGAGCGCGACGAGGCGCGGGTGCATCGGTCGGTCGAGGCCACCGTCACCCAGGCCAAGCGGGCGGCGGGCATCATCTCCCACCTGCGCGCCCTGGTGAAACGGGCCCCGGCCCAGCCCCGCCGGGTGGACGTGAACCAGGTTCTCGAAAACGTCGCCGCCCTCACCGCCCTGGGCACCGACCTCGCGGGGGTGACGCTGGACGTGCGTCCGGGCACGGCTCCCCTGATCGTGCGGGGCGACCCGGTGCATCTGGAACAGGTGCTCCTCAACCTCGTGCGCAACGCGGTCGAGGCCGCGCGGGGGGGGCCGGGAGCCGAGGTCCGGGTGGAGGCCCGCCGCCGGGGGGAGGACGTGTGGGTCGAGGTGCGGGACACCGGGCCCGGCCTGACGGAGGCGGTGCGCGAGCGTCTCTTCACCCCCTTCACCACCACCAAGCCGGACGGGCTGGGGCTGGGCCTGTCGCTGTCCCAGACGCTCGTGCAGGGGATGGGCGGCGACCTGCGGGGGGAGAACGGGCCGGGGGGCGGCGCGGTCTTCACCGTAACCCTGCCGCTCGCCGTGGCGGGGGGCGTTCGTGCCTGA
- a CDS encoding GlcG/HbpS family heme-binding protein yields the protein MKRILPILLALSLPAALAQTAQPAQLATTPTVTQASLSTSAAVRIAQLAVQNCAQGGYNVTATVVDRAGVTLAVARAENAGPHTVDASYRKAYTSASARNATSAIAENIRNNPASAELARIDRFLVLAGGAPIRVNNAVVGAVGVGGAPSGTIDEKCATDAVTTVLSR from the coding sequence ATGAAGCGAATCCTGCCGATCCTGCTCGCCCTGAGCCTGCCCGCCGCCCTCGCCCAGACGGCCCAGCCTGCCCAGCTCGCCACCACGCCGACCGTGACGCAGGCCAGCCTGAGCACGTCCGCCGCTGTCCGCATCGCCCAGCTCGCCGTGCAGAACTGCGCCCAGGGGGGCTACAACGTCACGGCGACGGTGGTGGACCGGGCGGGCGTGACGCTCGCCGTCGCCCGCGCCGAGAACGCCGGGCCGCACACGGTGGACGCCTCCTACCGCAAGGCGTACACCAGCGCGTCGGCGCGCAACGCGACCTCGGCCATCGCCGAGAACATCCGCAACAACCCCGCCTCCGCCGAACTCGCCCGCATCGACCGCTTCCTCGTGCTGGCGGGCGGGGCGCCCATCCGCGTGAACAACGCGGTGGTCGGCGCGGTGGGCGTGGGCGGCGCCCCCAGCGGCACCATCGACGAGAAGTGCGCCACGGACGCCGTGACGACGGTGCTGAGCCGGTGA